In Alteromonas naphthalenivorans, one DNA window encodes the following:
- a CDS encoding EAL domain-containing protein encodes MSYKQQENNGPAALPVKDPEELEGYLNAFLDISADPVFIKDGEGKLLVANNAFCELVNVSRKKLIGKTFSNKIYPQELVKLAHSDQYVLDTGEDKVIEQALQGKGNQARVVLAKLSRFIDRNNRRFIVGVIRDVTKRRQNELRETTRSEVLELITSGEPLKKVLDAIVSVVELNNPEMMCSILILEDSGGHLRNGTGTSLPKFYTDAIDGVEIGMGVGSCGTAAFTNERVIVADIQTHPYWENFKALAERANLGACWSEPIRSTQGAVLGTFAIYHSSINNPSDTDLALIEQTASLASIAIEKNRSEETLKRAASVFTHANEGIIITDASATIIEVNDTLCRITGYSKSEVLGKNPRILQSGRHSAQFYKNMWNTLNTDGHWRGEIWNCRKDGEVYPEMVTISAVKDAEGQVQHYVSLSTDISEIKLNEGKLERIAHYDLLTNLPNRVLLAKRLNQAIKHSQLQQNSLAVAFMDLDGFKAINDNYGHDIGDQFLVEVSNGLKASLRAGDTIARIGGDEFIIIMANLDEFSDCEHVLNRLLKSASAPVNIAEAVMQVSASIGVTVFPQDNVDADQLIRHADQAMYVAKQGGKNRYHQFDLEQDNAINSYNKSIDNVRVALDRKEFVLHYQPKVNMRSGEVIGVEALLRWEHPESGLIPPLEFLPVIEGHGISLKVGEWVIDAALTQISHWQRRGISLPVSVNISAHQLQQDNFTSRLQTLLAAHPDVDPGYLELEILETSALQDTFQVSSTMNACHDLGVSFALDDFGTGYSSLTYLKRLPAYLIKIDQSFVRDMLDDTDDLAIVEGVVGLAKAFKREVIAEGVESVEHGVALIHLGCVLAQGYGIAKPMPANQVSQWLTTWKANESWLALSGNREPA; translated from the coding sequence ATGTCTTATAAACAGCAAGAAAACAATGGCCCGGCAGCATTGCCAGTAAAAGATCCCGAGGAATTAGAGGGTTATCTTAATGCGTTTTTGGATATATCAGCTGACCCTGTATTTATAAAAGACGGGGAGGGTAAACTTTTAGTTGCTAACAACGCCTTTTGTGAGCTTGTAAACGTTTCTCGAAAAAAACTCATTGGAAAAACCTTCTCAAATAAAATTTACCCACAAGAATTGGTGAAGTTAGCGCACAGCGATCAGTATGTTTTAGATACCGGAGAAGATAAAGTCATAGAGCAAGCCCTGCAAGGTAAGGGCAACCAGGCACGGGTAGTACTTGCTAAACTGAGCCGATTTATCGACCGCAATAATAGACGATTTATTGTTGGTGTTATCCGAGACGTTACTAAACGCAGGCAGAACGAGTTAAGAGAAACAACGCGTAGCGAGGTATTAGAACTCATTACCAGCGGAGAACCTCTAAAAAAGGTGCTAGACGCCATTGTCAGCGTGGTTGAGCTTAATAACCCAGAAATGATGTGCAGCATCTTGATCCTTGAGGATTCAGGGGGGCATCTGCGCAACGGAACTGGAACTAGTCTTCCTAAATTTTATACCGATGCTATTGATGGTGTAGAGATAGGTATGGGCGTGGGTTCTTGCGGTACAGCGGCGTTTACTAACGAACGTGTCATCGTGGCAGATATTCAAACACACCCTTACTGGGAAAATTTCAAAGCGTTAGCTGAACGCGCTAATTTAGGAGCTTGTTGGTCTGAACCAATTCGTTCTACGCAAGGCGCTGTGCTCGGTACTTTTGCTATTTATCACTCTAGTATTAATAATCCCTCGGATACTGATCTTGCGCTAATTGAGCAAACTGCAAGTTTAGCGAGTATCGCTATCGAAAAGAATCGTTCCGAAGAGACACTAAAGCGTGCTGCTAGCGTTTTCACTCATGCGAACGAAGGAATTATCATAACCGACGCCTCAGCGACTATTATTGAAGTGAACGATACGTTGTGCCGAATCACCGGTTACAGCAAATCGGAAGTGCTAGGGAAGAACCCTAGAATTCTTCAGTCTGGACGACACAGCGCGCAGTTTTATAAAAACATGTGGAATACGTTGAACACCGATGGGCACTGGAGAGGTGAGATTTGGAACTGTCGTAAGGATGGTGAAGTTTATCCTGAGATGGTCACAATTAGTGCGGTCAAAGACGCGGAAGGGCAGGTGCAACACTATGTATCACTCTCAACCGACATATCCGAAATTAAGCTCAATGAAGGTAAGTTAGAACGAATAGCGCATTATGATCTGCTGACCAACTTACCTAACAGAGTGTTGCTTGCCAAGCGACTTAATCAAGCCATTAAGCACAGTCAGCTACAACAAAATTCACTGGCCGTCGCATTTATGGATTTAGATGGTTTTAAAGCGATTAATGATAATTACGGACACGACATTGGTGATCAGTTTTTGGTTGAAGTCTCCAATGGCTTAAAAGCTAGCTTGAGAGCAGGAGATACAATTGCACGTATTGGCGGTGACGAATTCATTATTATTATGGCTAATTTGGATGAGTTTAGTGACTGTGAGCATGTTCTAAATCGACTTCTTAAATCTGCGTCGGCCCCCGTCAATATTGCTGAGGCGGTTATGCAAGTGTCGGCCAGTATTGGCGTGACTGTTTTCCCTCAAGATAACGTAGATGCGGATCAGTTGATACGCCACGCAGACCAAGCCATGTATGTTGCAAAGCAGGGGGGGAAAAACCGATATCATCAGTTCGATTTAGAGCAAGATAACGCGATTAATTCCTATAACAAGAGCATTGATAATGTTCGGGTTGCGTTGGATCGCAAAGAGTTTGTCTTACACTACCAACCTAAGGTGAATATGCGCTCTGGTGAAGTGATTGGTGTAGAAGCTTTGCTCCGCTGGGAGCACCCTGAAAGCGGCTTGATTCCACCGCTCGAATTTTTGCCAGTTATTGAAGGACATGGTATCAGCTTGAAAGTAGGAGAGTGGGTTATTGATGCGGCTTTAACACAAATTTCGCATTGGCAGAGACGCGGTATTTCATTGCCCGTAAGTGTGAATATTAGTGCACATCAACTGCAGCAAGACAACTTTACTTCTCGGTTACAAACACTTTTAGCGGCGCACCCCGACGTAGACCCAGGCTATTTAGAGCTGGAAATTTTGGAAACCAGCGCGCTTCAAGATACCTTTCAAGTATCATCAACAATGAATGCGTGTCACGATTTAGGGGTTAGCTTTGCTTTAGATGACTTTGGTACTGGTTACTCATCACTTACTTACCTTAAACGTTTGCCAGCTTACTTAATCAAAATTGACCAAAGCTTTGTACGAGACATGTTAGATGACACCGATGACTTAGCGATTGTTGAAGGTGTTGTGGGATTAGCAAAAGCATTTAAACGAGAAGTGATTGCGGAAGGCGTAGAGTCAGTTGAACACGGCGTTGCGCTTATCCACTTGGGATGTGTGTTAGCGCAAGGCTATGGCATTGCTAAGCCTATGCCAGCTAATCAAGTTTCACAATGGCTAACGACCTGGAAAGCTAATGAGTCTTGGTTGGCA